From Pseudomonas alcaligenes, a single genomic window includes:
- a CDS encoding GntR family transcriptional regulator, whose amino-acid sequence MPIYVATGTPRPESTATAAASPAGSRQAKLAERVAAAIQQDIAALGWPLGALFGTEAQLLQRYAVSRATLREAIRQLERHGVASMRRGSNGGLVVQQQAGDAAVLALATYLELTDVSYGEVYEARELIECQVAELAAERLQDGDIAPARVLIRRLQAPPDADFACELQLHVAIREFVCRVADNPALALLLEALCYVTINSRTLQRHETRQQMQAVFDDYRRFKLRLLQAVVAGDGHAAQESVREQLAFSRRLIERLRGSLCRGPSSDVSSLEAVPVVAIRKLYDKSAHRLAVVIARGIAAAGLRAGARLGAEPELQALHGVSRAVLREAVRVLELHAILRSRRGQQGGLIVQTPDPSYTIGLSIAYLRHSGMPRQPCFRVWRSLLLAAASLAAARLDDAGRASLLALCERLRGGGAVDCLVAGSELDRAIAELSGNRALALLVHVLGPLADSYPQQLSAGAMQQLGGLRLALAEALLEQHASLARRAMLRYMQFLEDRLAAGELLLAT is encoded by the coding sequence ATGCCGATTTATGTCGCAACGGGGACGCCGCGGCCGGAATCTACCGCAACGGCGGCGGCGAGCCCGGCCGGCAGCCGCCAGGCCAAGCTGGCCGAGCGGGTGGCGGCGGCCATCCAGCAGGACATTGCCGCCCTCGGCTGGCCGCTGGGGGCGCTGTTCGGCACCGAGGCGCAGCTGTTGCAGCGCTATGCCGTCAGCCGCGCCACCCTGCGCGAGGCGATCCGTCAGCTGGAGCGTCATGGCGTGGCCAGCATGCGCCGCGGCAGCAACGGCGGGCTGGTGGTGCAACAGCAGGCCGGCGATGCGGCGGTGCTGGCGCTGGCCACCTACCTGGAGCTGACCGACGTCAGCTATGGCGAAGTCTATGAGGCCCGCGAGCTGATCGAGTGCCAGGTCGCCGAACTGGCCGCCGAGCGCCTGCAGGATGGCGACATCGCCCCGGCGCGGGTGCTGATCCGGCGTTTGCAGGCGCCGCCCGATGCCGACTTCGCCTGCGAACTGCAGCTGCACGTGGCGATCCGCGAGTTCGTCTGCCGGGTGGCCGACAACCCGGCGCTGGCGCTGCTGCTGGAGGCGCTGTGCTACGTCACCATCAACAGCCGTACCCTGCAGCGCCACGAGACCCGGCAGCAGATGCAGGCGGTGTTCGACGACTACCGGCGCTTCAAGCTGCGCCTGCTGCAGGCGGTGGTCGCCGGCGACGGGCATGCCGCCCAGGAAAGCGTGCGCGAGCAGCTGGCCTTCAGTCGGCGCCTGATCGAACGCCTGCGCGGCAGCCTGTGCCGCGGCCCGAGCAGCGATGTCAGCAGTCTGGAGGCGGTGCCGGTGGTGGCTATCCGCAAGCTCTACGACAAGAGCGCGCACCGCCTGGCCGTGGTGATTGCCCGCGGTATCGCGGCGGCCGGCCTGCGTGCCGGTGCGCGCCTCGGCGCCGAGCCCGAGCTGCAGGCGCTGCACGGGGTTAGCCGGGCGGTGCTGCGCGAGGCGGTACGTGTGCTCGAGCTGCATGCGATCCTGCGCAGCCGCCGCGGCCAGCAGGGCGGGCTGATCGTGCAGACGCCGGATCCCAGCTACACCATCGGCCTGTCCATCGCTTACCTGCGCCACAGCGGCATGCCGCGCCAGCCCTGCTTCCGCGTGTGGCGTTCGCTGCTGCTGGCGGCGGCCAGCCTGGCGGCCGCGCGCCTGGATGACGCCGGGCGGGCTAGCCTGCTGGCGCTGTGCGAGCGTCTGCGCGGTGGTGGTGCGGTGGATTGCCTGGTGGCGGGCAGCGAACTCGACCGGGCGATTGCCGAACTCAGCGGCAATCGGGCCCTGGCCCTGCTGGTGCATGTACTCGGGCCCCTGGCCGACAGCTATCCGCAGCAGTTGTCCGCCGGCGCCATGCAGCAGCTGGGCGGCTTGCGCCTGGCGCTGGCCGAGGCCCTGCTCGAACAGCATGCCAGCCTGGCGCGGCGCGCCATGCTGCGTTACATGCAGTTCCTCGAAGATCGTCTGGCTGCTGGCGAGTTGCTGCTGGCGACCTAG
- a CDS encoding CaiB/BaiF CoA-transferase family protein produces MPGALSHIRVLDLSRVLAGPWAGQILADLGAEVIKVERPGTGDDTRHWGPPYIKDAAGNDSREAAYFQCANRNKQSLTLDFTQPEGQRLVRELAAQCDVVLENFKVGGLKAYGLDYDSLKAVNPRLIYCSITGFGQNGPYAKRAGYDFMIQGLGGLMSLTGKPDGEEGAGPMKVGVALTDILTGLYATVGVLAALNAREQSGLGQYIDVALLDVQVACLANQAMNYLATGSAPKRLGNAHPNIVPYQDFPTADGDFILAVGNDGQFRKFCEVAGLPALADDSRFSSNKARVAHRAELIPLLRQATVFKTTAEWVALLEEAGVPCGPINDLAQVFADPQVQARGLRVELANGLGSVTPQVASPLRLSATPVDYRLAPPLLGEHSEAILQRLLGLDSAAIASLRSAGVV; encoded by the coding sequence ATGCCTGGCGCCCTGTCGCATATCCGTGTCCTTGACCTGTCCCGCGTGCTCGCCGGCCCCTGGGCCGGGCAGATTCTCGCCGACCTCGGCGCCGAGGTGATCAAGGTCGAGCGCCCGGGTACCGGCGACGACACCCGCCACTGGGGCCCGCCCTACATCAAGGACGCCGCCGGCAACGACAGCCGCGAGGCGGCCTACTTCCAGTGCGCCAATCGCAACAAACAGTCGCTGACCCTCGACTTCACCCAGCCCGAGGGCCAGCGCCTGGTGCGTGAACTGGCCGCGCAGTGCGACGTGGTGCTGGAGAACTTCAAGGTCGGCGGCCTCAAGGCCTACGGCCTCGACTATGACTCGCTGAAAGCGGTCAACCCGCGACTGATCTACTGCTCCATCACCGGCTTCGGGCAGAACGGGCCCTACGCCAAGCGGGCAGGTTACGATTTCATGATCCAGGGCCTCGGCGGACTGATGAGCCTGACCGGCAAGCCCGATGGCGAGGAAGGCGCCGGCCCCATGAAGGTCGGCGTGGCCCTCACCGATATCCTCACCGGGCTGTACGCCACGGTCGGCGTGCTGGCCGCGCTGAACGCCCGCGAGCAGAGCGGCCTGGGCCAGTACATCGACGTCGCCCTGCTCGACGTGCAGGTGGCCTGCCTGGCCAACCAGGCGATGAACTACCTGGCCACCGGCAGCGCGCCCAAGCGCCTGGGCAACGCCCACCCGAACATTGTTCCCTATCAGGACTTCCCCACCGCCGATGGCGATTTCATCCTCGCCGTGGGCAACGACGGGCAGTTCCGCAAGTTTTGCGAGGTCGCCGGCCTTCCGGCTTTGGCCGACGACTCGCGCTTTTCCAGCAACAAGGCGCGGGTCGCCCACCGCGCCGAACTGATCCCGCTGCTGCGCCAGGCCACGGTGTTCAAGACCACCGCCGAATGGGTGGCGCTGCTCGAGGAGGCCGGCGTGCCCTGCGGGCCGATCAACGACCTGGCCCAGGTGTTCGCCGATCCGCAGGTGCAGGCCCGCGGCCTGCGGGTGGAGCTGGCCAACGGCCTGGGCAGCGTCACCCCACAGGTGGCCAGCCCGCTGCGCCTGTCCGCCACCCCGGTGGACTACCGCCTGGCGCCGCCGCTGCTCGGCGAGCACAGCGAGGCGATCCTGCAACGCCTGCTCGGCCTGGACAGCGCGGCCATCGCCAGCCTGCGCAGCGCCGGCGTGGTCTAG
- a CDS encoding acyl-CoA dehydrogenase: MAAKASFNWIDPLLLDQQLTEEERMVRDSAEQFAADKLAPRVLEAFRHEQTDPKIFREMGETGLLGATIPEVYGGSGLNYVCYGLIAREVERIDSGYRSMMSVQSSLVMVPIFEFGNEATKQKYLPKLASGEYIGCFGLTEPNHGSDPGSMITRAKKVDGGYRLTGAKMWITNSPIADVFVVWAKDDAGEIRGFVLEKGWQGLSTPAIHGKVGLRASITGEIVMDNVFCPEENAFPDVRGLRGPFTCLNSARYGISWGALGAAEACWHTARQYTLDRQQFGRPLAANQLIQKKLADMQTEITLALQGCLRLGRMKDEGTAAVEITSIMKRNSCGKALDIARMARDMLGGNGISDEFGVARHLVNLEVVNTYEGTHDVHALILGRAQTGIQAFF, translated from the coding sequence ATGGCCGCCAAGGCAAGCTTCAACTGGATCGACCCGCTCCTGCTGGATCAGCAACTGACCGAAGAAGAACGCATGGTGCGCGACAGCGCCGAGCAGTTCGCCGCCGACAAGCTGGCCCCGCGCGTGCTGGAAGCCTTCCGCCATGAGCAGACCGACCCGAAGATCTTCCGCGAGATGGGCGAAACCGGCCTGCTCGGCGCGACCATTCCCGAAGTCTACGGCGGCAGCGGCCTGAACTACGTGTGCTACGGCCTGATCGCCCGCGAAGTGGAGCGCATCGACTCCGGCTACCGTTCGATGATGAGCGTGCAGTCGTCCCTGGTGATGGTGCCGATCTTTGAGTTCGGCAACGAAGCCACCAAGCAGAAATACCTGCCTAAACTGGCGTCCGGCGAATACATCGGCTGCTTCGGCCTGACCGAGCCGAACCACGGCTCCGACCCGGGCTCGATGATCACCCGCGCCAAGAAGGTCGACGGCGGCTACCGCCTGACCGGCGCCAAGATGTGGATCACCAACAGCCCGATCGCCGACGTGTTCGTGGTCTGGGCCAAGGACGATGCCGGCGAGATCCGTGGCTTCGTCCTGGAAAAAGGCTGGCAGGGCCTGAGCACCCCGGCGATCCACGGCAAGGTCGGCCTGCGCGCCTCGATCACCGGCGAGATCGTGATGGACAACGTGTTCTGCCCGGAAGAGAACGCCTTCCCTGACGTACGTGGCCTGCGCGGCCCGTTCACCTGCCTCAACTCCGCCCGCTACGGCATCAGCTGGGGTGCCCTGGGCGCCGCCGAGGCCTGCTGGCACACCGCCCGCCAATACACCCTGGATCGCCAGCAGTTCGGCCGCCCGCTGGCCGCCAACCAGCTGATCCAGAAGAAGCTGGCCGACATGCAGACCGAGATCACCCTGGCCCTGCAAGGCTGCCTGCGCCTGGGGCGGATGAAGGACGAAGGCACCGCCGCGGTGGAAATCACCTCGATCATGAAGCGCAACAGCTGCGGCAAGGCCCTGGACATCGCGCGCATGGCCCGCGACATGCTCGGCGGCAACGGCATCAGCGACGAATTCGGCGTGGCCCGGCACCTGGTCAACCTGGAAGTGGTCAACACCTACGAAGGTACCCATGACGTGCACGCGCTGATCCTCGGCCGCGCGCAGACCGGCATCCAGGCGTTCTTCTGA
- a CDS encoding LysR family transcriptional regulator gives MRRKIPSTAALVAFESAARHQSFTKAADELALTQSAVCRQIAGLEEFLGIELFRRSRRGVKLTEAGLAYSRKVAAQLDAVERDTLATMGRQGAVAIELAVVPTFATQWLVPRLKAFQQLHPEVTVHLTNRTRPFLFADTAFDAAIYFGDGEWSGTEAHVLMPEEPVPVCSPELLGGRVQFAASELAELPLLQQSTRPYAWRQWFAGQGLSVPHDLGGPRYELFSMLAQAAAHGMGVALIPPFLIQDELAAGRLVPAHPAVLHSSDKAYYLMIPERKAESAALRAFRDWLLAAARDYRAQQA, from the coding sequence ATGCGCCGCAAGATCCCCAGCACCGCTGCCCTGGTGGCCTTCGAGTCGGCCGCCCGCCACCAGAGCTTCACCAAGGCCGCCGACGAGCTGGCACTGACCCAGAGTGCGGTGTGCCGGCAGATCGCCGGGCTGGAGGAGTTCCTCGGCATCGAGCTGTTCCGTCGCTCGCGGCGCGGGGTGAAGCTGACCGAAGCGGGCCTGGCCTACAGCCGCAAGGTGGCGGCGCAGCTGGATGCAGTGGAGCGCGACACCCTGGCCACCATGGGCCGCCAGGGCGCGGTGGCCATCGAGCTGGCGGTGGTGCCGACCTTCGCCACCCAATGGCTGGTGCCACGGCTCAAGGCCTTCCAGCAGCTGCATCCAGAAGTGACGGTGCACCTGACCAACCGCACCCGGCCGTTCCTGTTCGCCGATACCGCCTTCGATGCCGCCATCTACTTCGGCGACGGCGAGTGGTCGGGCACCGAGGCCCATGTGCTGATGCCCGAAGAACCCGTGCCGGTATGCAGCCCGGAGCTGCTGGGTGGGCGGGTACAGTTCGCCGCCAGCGAGCTGGCCGAGCTGCCGCTGCTGCAGCAGAGCACCCGGCCCTATGCCTGGCGCCAGTGGTTCGCGGGCCAGGGCCTGAGCGTGCCGCACGACCTGGGCGGGCCGCGCTACGAGCTGTTCTCTATGCTGGCTCAGGCCGCCGCCCACGGCATGGGCGTGGCGCTGATTCCACCCTTTCTGATCCAGGACGAGCTGGCCGCGGGGCGCCTGGTGCCGGCCCACCCGGCGGTGCTGCACAGCAGCGACAAGGCCTATTACCTGATGATTCCCGAGCGCAAGGCCGAGTCCGCTGCGCTGCGTGCCTTCCGTGACTGGCTGCTGGCGGCGGCGCGCGACTACCGCGCGCAGCAGGCATGA
- a CDS encoding sulfate/molybdate ABC transporter ATP-binding protein gives MSIEIRNVTKNFGAFRALNDINLDINSGELVALLGPSGCGKTSLLRIIAGLETPDTGNIVFHGEDVSQHDVRDRNVGFVFQHYALFRHMTVFDNVAFGLRMKAKHERPSEAEIAKQVHELLGMVQLDWLADRYPEQLSGGQRQRIALARALAVKPKVLLLDEPFGALDAKVRKELRRWLARLHEEVHLTSVFVTHDQEEAMEVADRIVVMNKGVIEQIGAPGEVYESPASDFVYHFLGDSNRLHIGDNQHLLFRPHEVSLSREAVAEHQSAEVRDIRPLGAITRVTLKVAGQDELIEAEVVKDHDSLTGLARGETLYFKPKVWQAHSAL, from the coding sequence ATGTCGATCGAAATCCGCAACGTCACCAAGAATTTCGGCGCCTTCCGTGCGCTCAACGACATCAATCTGGACATTAACAGCGGCGAGCTGGTGGCCCTGCTCGGCCCGTCCGGCTGCGGCAAGACCAGCCTGCTGCGCATCATCGCCGGCCTGGAGACTCCGGACACCGGCAATATCGTGTTCCACGGCGAAGACGTGTCGCAGCACGACGTGCGCGATCGCAACGTCGGCTTCGTGTTCCAGCACTACGCGCTGTTCCGTCATATGACAGTGTTCGACAACGTCGCCTTCGGCCTGCGCATGAAGGCCAAGCACGAGCGCCCCAGCGAAGCGGAAATCGCCAAGCAGGTACACGAGTTGCTCGGCATGGTGCAGCTCGACTGGCTGGCCGACCGCTACCCGGAGCAACTCTCCGGCGGCCAGCGCCAGCGCATCGCCCTGGCCCGTGCCCTGGCGGTGAAGCCCAAGGTGCTGCTGCTCGACGAACCTTTCGGCGCCCTCGACGCCAAGGTGCGCAAGGAGCTGCGCCGCTGGCTGGCGCGCCTGCACGAGGAAGTGCATCTGACCAGCGTGTTCGTCACCCACGACCAGGAAGAAGCCATGGAAGTGGCCGACCGCATCGTGGTGATGAACAAGGGCGTGATCGAGCAGATCGGCGCGCCGGGCGAGGTCTACGAGAGCCCGGCCAGCGACTTCGTCTACCACTTCCTCGGCGACTCCAACCGCCTGCATATCGGCGACAACCAGCACCTGCTGTTCCGCCCGCACGAAGTGTCGCTGTCACGCGAGGCGGTAGCCGAGCACCAGAGCGCGGAAGTGCGCGATATCCGCCCGCTCGGCGCGATCACCCGGGTGACTCTCAAGGTCGCCGGCCAGGACGAGCTGATCGAGGCCGAAGTGGTCAAGGATCACGACAGCCTGACCGGCCTGGCACGTGGCGAGACCCTCTACTTCAAGCCCAAGGTCTGGCAGGCCCACAGCGCCCTGTAA
- the cysW gene encoding sulfate ABC transporter permease subunit CysW: MTSTTLSAAAAANAARRGNRAGRIALIVTAWLAFAIFLLLPLLVVLHEALKLGLGTFFSALIEPDALSALKLTLLAVGISVPLNLVFGVAAAWCVSKYEFTGKSLLVTLIDLPFSVSPVIAGLIYVLLFGAQGFFGKWLQEHDIQIIFALPGIVLATVFVTVPFVARELIPLMQEQGTQEEEAARLLGANGWQMFWHVTLPNIKWGLIYGVVLCAARAMGEFGAVSVVSGHIRGFTNTLPLHVEILYNEYNHVAAFSVASMLLALALIILLLKQWSEARLSRLKSADDEE, from the coding sequence ATGACTTCGACAACCCTGTCGGCCGCCGCCGCGGCCAACGCTGCCCGCCGCGGCAACCGTGCCGGGCGCATCGCCCTGATAGTCACGGCCTGGCTGGCCTTCGCGATCTTCCTGCTGCTGCCGCTGTTGGTGGTGCTGCACGAGGCGCTCAAGCTCGGCCTGGGCACCTTCTTCAGCGCCCTGATCGAGCCGGACGCGCTGTCCGCGCTGAAGCTGACCCTGCTCGCCGTGGGCATCTCGGTGCCGCTCAACCTGGTGTTCGGCGTGGCCGCCGCCTGGTGCGTGAGCAAGTACGAGTTCACCGGCAAGAGCCTGCTGGTGACCCTGATCGACCTGCCGTTCTCGGTCTCGCCGGTGATCGCCGGTCTGATCTACGTGCTGCTGTTCGGCGCCCAGGGCTTCTTCGGCAAGTGGCTGCAGGAGCATGACATCCAGATCATCTTCGCCCTGCCGGGCATCGTCCTGGCGACCGTGTTCGTCACCGTGCCCTTCGTCGCCCGCGAGCTGATCCCGCTGATGCAGGAACAGGGCACCCAGGAAGAGGAAGCCGCGCGCCTGCTTGGCGCCAACGGCTGGCAGATGTTCTGGCACGTGACCCTGCCCAACATCAAATGGGGCCTGATCTACGGCGTGGTGCTGTGCGCCGCGCGGGCCATGGGCGAGTTCGGCGCGGTATCGGTGGTGTCCGGGCATATCCGCGGCTTCACCAACACCCTGCCGCTGCACGTCGAGATTCTCTACAACGAATACAACCACGTCGCCGCGTTCAGCGTGGCCAGCATGCTGCTGGCCCTGGCCCTGATCATCCTGCTGCTCAAGCAGTGGAGCGAAGCGCGTCTGTCCCGTCTGAAATCCGCAGACGACGAGGAGTAA
- the cysT gene encoding sulfate ABC transporter permease subunit CysT: protein MSRRISPVIPGFGLTLGYTLVYLSLLVLIPLGAMFVHAAQLSWEQIWAIVSAPRVVAALKLSFSTALYAAILNGLIGTLLAWVLVRYNFPGRKLIDAMIDLPFALPTAVAGIALTALYAPAGLVGQIAAWLGFKIAYTPLGITLALTFVTLPFVVRTIQPVLADIPREVEEAAACLGAKPFQVFRHILVPALLPAWLTGFALAFARGVGEYGSVIFIAGNMPMKTEILPLLIMVKLDQYDYHGATTIGVLMLVVSFILLLLINLLQRRIERP from the coding sequence ATGTCACGCCGCATTTCCCCCGTCATACCCGGCTTCGGGCTGACGCTGGGCTACACCCTGGTGTACCTCAGCCTGTTGGTGCTGATTCCCCTGGGTGCCATGTTCGTCCACGCCGCCCAGCTCAGCTGGGAACAGATCTGGGCCATCGTCAGCGCACCTCGCGTCGTCGCCGCACTCAAACTGAGTTTCTCCACCGCACTCTACGCCGCCATTCTCAATGGGCTGATCGGCACCCTGCTGGCCTGGGTGCTGGTGCGTTACAACTTCCCCGGACGCAAGCTGATCGACGCTATGATCGACCTGCCGTTCGCCCTGCCGACCGCCGTTGCCGGTATTGCCCTCACCGCGCTGTACGCCCCGGCCGGCCTGGTCGGGCAGATCGCCGCCTGGCTCGGCTTCAAGATCGCCTACACCCCGCTGGGTATCACCCTGGCGCTGACCTTCGTCACCCTGCCCTTCGTGGTGCGCACCATCCAGCCGGTACTGGCCGACATCCCGCGCGAAGTCGAAGAGGCCGCCGCCTGCCTGGGTGCCAAGCCCTTCCAGGTGTTCCGCCATATCCTGGTGCCGGCCCTGCTGCCCGCCTGGCTGACCGGCTTCGCCCTGGCCTTCGCCCGCGGCGTCGGCGAGTACGGCTCGGTAATCTTCATCGCCGGCAATATGCCGATGAAGACCGAGATCCTGCCGCTGCTGATCATGGTCAAGCTCGACCAGTACGACTACCACGGCGCCACCACCATCGGCGTGCTGATGCTGGTGGTCTCCTTCATCCTGCTGCTGCTGATCAACCTGCTGCAGCGCCGCATCGAACGCCCGTAA
- a CDS encoding sulfate ABC transporter substrate-binding protein, with protein MSIRNFALAALASALIASPAFAATELLNVSYDPTRELYQEYNAAFNKHWQAEGHEAITVQQSHGGSGKQARAVIDGLKADVVTLALAGDIDELNKIGKLIPEDWQTRLPQSSTPYTSTIVFLVRKGNPKGIKDWGDLTKKGVEVITPNPKTSGGARWNFLAAWAWAKQTYGSDAKAQEYVKELYQHVPVLDTGARGSTITFVNNQIGDVLLAWENEAFLALKEQGGDQFEIVAPSLSILAEPPVAVVDKNVDKKGTREVATAYLQYLYSEEGQRIAAKNFYRPRDAKVAAEYAKQFPQLKLVTIDKDFNGWKEAQPKFFNDGGIFDKIYQAQ; from the coding sequence ATGTCCATTCGCAATTTCGCCCTGGCCGCCCTGGCCAGCGCCCTGATCGCCAGCCCGGCCTTCGCTGCCACCGAACTGCTCAACGTGTCCTACGACCCGACCCGCGAGCTGTACCAGGAATACAACGCCGCCTTCAACAAGCACTGGCAGGCCGAAGGCCACGAAGCCATCACCGTCCAGCAATCCCACGGTGGCTCGGGCAAACAGGCTCGCGCCGTGATCGACGGCCTCAAGGCCGACGTGGTGACCCTGGCCCTGGCCGGTGATATCGACGAGCTGAACAAGATCGGCAAGCTGATCCCCGAGGACTGGCAGACCCGCCTGCCGCAGTCCAGCACCCCGTACACCTCGACCATCGTGTTCCTGGTACGCAAGGGCAACCCGAAAGGCATCAAGGACTGGGGCGACCTGACCAAGAAGGGCGTGGAAGTCATCACCCCGAACCCGAAAACCTCCGGCGGTGCGCGCTGGAACTTCCTGGCCGCCTGGGCCTGGGCCAAGCAGACCTACGGTAGCGATGCCAAGGCTCAGGAATACGTGAAAGAGCTGTACCAGCACGTACCGGTACTGGACACCGGCGCCCGCGGCTCGACCATCACCTTCGTCAACAACCAGATCGGCGATGTGCTGCTGGCCTGGGAAAACGAAGCCTTCCTGGCCCTGAAAGAGCAAGGCGGCGACCAGTTCGAAATCGTTGCCCCGAGCCTGTCCATCCTCGCCGAGCCGCCGGTGGCCGTAGTCGACAAGAACGTCGACAAGAAAGGCACCCGCGAAGTGGCCACTGCCTACCTGCAGTACCTGTACAGCGAAGAAGGCCAGCGCATCGCCGCGAAGAACTTCTACCGTCCGCGTGACGCCAAGGTCGCGGCCGAGTACGCCAAGCAGTTCCCGCAGCTGAAGCTGGTCACCATCGACAAGGACTTCAACGGCTGGAAAGAAGCCCAACCGAAGTTCTTCAATGACGGCGGCATCTTCGACAAGATCTACCAGGCGCAGTAA
- the oscA gene encoding sulfur starvation response protein OscA translates to MSATLRSVEGQDEAGILREIQVALQNLRFGSVEITVHNAQIVQIERKEKFRLQAQNSKHA, encoded by the coding sequence ATGAGCGCAACCCTCAGAAGCGTCGAAGGCCAGGACGAAGCCGGCATCCTGCGTGAAATCCAGGTAGCCCTGCAGAACCTGCGCTTCGGTTCGGTGGAGATCACCGTGCACAACGCCCAGATCGTGCAGATCGAGCGCAAGGAAAAATTCCGCCTGCAGGCCCAGAACAGCAAGCACGCCTGA
- a CDS encoding LysR family transcriptional regulator has product MDTLHSMRVFVRVIDSGSFTAAAQALDLSTAQVSRLVSELEQQLEARLLHRTTRRLALTEVGERYLQRCRQILGEVDEAAAEARGAHLKPSGRLRVHCMIGLGLQHLTPLIARFHERYPEVVVELTLSQRDPDVIEDGYDVVIAFARELPDSQMVAQLLGPMYSVVCAAADYLRQRGVPQTPADLQQHSYLRLLDLLYPDTWLLSDENGDYDALPQESFQVNIAESLIRVAQAGMGFCLLPSFVAAPPLRDGSLLRILPQYRLRERNIYAVYPSRRFLDAKIKSWVEFLKAELPPLFAQDEAIVDDPTHWADASKLLPNR; this is encoded by the coding sequence ATGGACACCCTGCACAGCATGCGCGTGTTCGTCCGGGTCATCGACAGCGGCAGCTTCACCGCCGCCGCCCAGGCCCTGGATCTGTCCACCGCCCAGGTGTCGCGGCTGGTCTCCGAACTGGAACAGCAGCTCGAAGCCCGCCTGCTGCACCGCACCACCCGGCGCCTGGCGCTGACCGAGGTGGGCGAGCGCTACCTGCAGCGCTGCCGACAGATTCTCGGCGAGGTCGACGAGGCCGCCGCCGAGGCCCGCGGCGCGCATCTCAAGCCCAGCGGCCGCCTGCGCGTGCACTGCATGATCGGCCTCGGCCTGCAACACCTGACCCCACTGATCGCACGTTTCCACGAGCGCTACCCCGAGGTGGTGGTCGAACTGACCCTGTCGCAGCGCGATCCCGACGTGATCGAAGACGGTTACGACGTGGTGATCGCCTTTGCCCGCGAACTGCCCGACTCGCAGATGGTTGCCCAACTGCTCGGCCCCATGTACAGCGTGGTCTGCGCCGCCGCCGACTACCTGCGCCAGCGCGGCGTGCCGCAGACCCCGGCGGATCTGCAGCAGCACAGCTACCTGCGCCTGCTCGACCTGCTCTACCCGGACACCTGGCTGCTCAGCGACGAGAACGGCGACTATGACGCCCTGCCGCAGGAGAGCTTCCAGGTCAATATCGCCGAGTCGCTGATCCGCGTGGCCCAGGCCGGCATGGGCTTCTGCCTGCTGCCGTCGTTCGTCGCCGCGCCGCCGCTACGCGACGGCAGCCTGCTGCGCATCCTCCCGCAGTACCGCCTGCGCGAGCGCAACATCTACGCGGTATACCCGTCGCGGCGCTTCCTCGATGCCAAGATCAAGAGCTGGGTGGAGTTCCTCAAGGCCGAGCTGCCGCCGCTGTTCGCCCAGGACGAAGCGATAGTCGACGACCCGACTCACTGGGCCGACGCCAGCAAATTATTACCCAATAGGTAA
- a CDS encoding sensor domain-containing diguanylate cyclase: protein MGDDSREPSEIEQLTLALLHSRGEVERLREREQLVSNLLGSVNVVLWAFDWGQQQVVYVSPAYETVFGRSAALLMASYDEWRNSIYPDDMEFAAQSLASVIDLGAVEQREYRIIRGDGQIRWLSDKCFVSPRGGSGGTPLVVGIAEDITEKKELQGELHRLATTDVLTGVNNRRHFFEQATALFDEACSSGRPLAFMLLDIDDFKKINDNYGHQLGDRVLQRVAHCGAYVLRRDDLFGRIGGEEFAGVFPGCDLQQALQVAERLQREVQRLQFSVEDASFGVTISQGLTSLRPGDDLDDLYARADAAMYRAKQQGKNCIVLD, encoded by the coding sequence ATGGGCGACGACAGCCGCGAGCCTAGCGAGATCGAACAGCTGACCCTGGCGCTGCTGCACAGCCGTGGCGAGGTGGAGCGCCTGCGCGAGCGCGAGCAGCTGGTCAGCAACCTGCTGGGCAGCGTCAACGTGGTGCTGTGGGCGTTCGACTGGGGGCAGCAGCAGGTGGTCTACGTCAGTCCGGCCTACGAGACGGTGTTCGGCCGCTCGGCGGCGCTGCTGATGGCCAGCTACGACGAATGGCGCAACAGCATCTACCCGGACGACATGGAGTTCGCCGCGCAGAGCCTGGCCTCGGTGATCGATCTGGGGGCGGTGGAGCAGCGTGAGTACCGCATCATCCGCGGCGACGGGCAGATCCGCTGGCTCAGCGACAAGTGCTTCGTCAGCCCGCGCGGCGGCTCTGGCGGCACGCCGCTGGTGGTTGGCATCGCCGAGGACATCACCGAGAAGAAGGAGCTGCAGGGCGAGCTGCACCGCCTGGCCACCACCGACGTGCTGACCGGGGTGAACAACCGCCGGCACTTCTTCGAACAGGCCACGGCGCTGTTCGACGAGGCGTGCAGCAGTGGCCGGCCGCTGGCGTTCATGCTGCTCGACATCGACGACTTCAAGAAGATCAACGACAACTACGGCCACCAGCTCGGCGATCGTGTGCTGCAGCGCGTGGCCCACTGCGGCGCCTACGTGCTGCGCCGCGATGACCTGTTCGGGCGCATCGGCGGCGAGGAGTTCGCCGGTGTGTTCCCCGGCTGCGACCTGCAGCAGGCGCTGCAGGTGGCCGAACGGCTGCAGCGCGAGGTGCAGCGCCTGCAGTTCAGCGTCGAGGATGCCAGCTTCGGCGTGACCATCAGCCAGGGCCTGACCAGCCTGCGTCCCGGTGACGACCTCGACGACCTCTATGCCCGCGCCGACGCGGCCATGTACCGCGCCAAGCAGCAGGGCAAGAACTGCATCGTGCTGGACTGA